In Candidatus Zixiibacteriota bacterium, the sequence CCCGGTACCCGACTGCTTGACCCCGCCGTACGGTTGATGGTCCGCCCGGTAGGTAGAGATATCGTTTATTATCACCCCGCCGACTTCGAGATGTTTATAAGCGTAGAAGATATCTTTTATCCGCTGCGTGAAAATCCCTGCCTGCAGTCCATACGCCGAATTATTGATTTCTGCCACCATCTCCCTGAAATCAGAATATTCGAATATGATTGCCAGCGGGGCGAAAACCTCTTTGAAACATACTTTCATATCCTGTCGCACGTTGCCCAGAAGAGTCGGCTCCAGGAAACGGCCGTTTCTCTTGCCGCCGGTGATTATCTTTGCCCCGCCTTTGACCGCTTCGGCAATCCACTGCTCCACCCGCTCGGCCGATTCATTGTCAACCATTGGGCCCAAGTCAGTTTCCGGTTTCTGCGGGTCGCCCATTTTCAGATTTTTGATTTTGTCTTTGAAGATTGAGAGAAAGGAGTTTGCGATATCTTTATGGAGATAAATCCTCTGAACAGAGATACAAGACTGCCCGGCTTGTCCGAAGGCGCCATAGAGCAGACGATTGGCGGCATATTCCAGGTCGGCGTCATCAGCCACCGCCACCCCGGCGTTCCCTCCCAGCTCCAGCACTACCTTCTTCTCTTTGCCTTTTTCCTTAATCCACCAGCCGACTTCAGGGGAACCGGTGAAAGTAATCAGCTTGACTCGCTCATCATCTATAAGCGGGGCGGCATCTTTTGACGACCCGGGGAGAATTGAAATCGCCTGCGGCGGATATCCTGATTTTTCAATCAGTTCGGCCAGCATCAGGGCGATAATAGGTGTCTTGGAGGCCGGTTTCAGGACCATGCCGTTACCGCTGGCAATTGCCGGCGCAATCTTATGAGCCACCAGGTTCAGCGGAAAATTGAAAGGAGAGATGCCG encodes:
- a CDS encoding aldehyde dehydrogenase family protein; the protein is MAQHYKLYLAGNWVERDRKIEVRSPYDDSLVGTVAAAGATDYTAAIDAAQQAFATTRELPSYKREDACLYIAQGLEKEIERFARMMCLEVGKVCRDAVGEVKRAIGVFRTAAEEAKRIGGEIIDLDWAVGSEERIGLVRRFPLGVVAGISPFNFPLNLVAHKIAPAIASGNGMVLKPASKTPIIALMLAELIEKSGYPPQAISILPGSSKDAAPLIDDERVKLITFTGSPEVGWWIKEKGKEKKVVLELGGNAGVAVADDADLEYAANRLLYGAFGQAGQSCISVQRIYLHKDIANSFLSIFKDKIKNLKMGDPQKPETDLGPMVDNESAERVEQWIAEAVKGGAKIITGGKRNGRFLEPTLLGNVRQDMKVCFKEVFAPLAIIFEYSDFREMVAEINNSAYGLQAGIFTQRIKDIFYAYKHLEVGGVIINDISTYRADHQPYGGVKQSGTGREGVKYAIEDMTEMRFLGLNLK